From Coriobacteriaceae bacterium, a single genomic window includes:
- a CDS encoding lactose/cellobiose PTS transporter subunit IIB, with the protein MEQLIAIIEKGQPFFNAIARNKYLKAIRDGFISVIPIIIFSSIFCLVASVPNIWGFYWPDDINNALWKCYNYSMGILAIACAATTAKHFADAQNRDLPKNNQINFISCMCAAIIGFLLLSSDTIATDAASGFNTTYLGSKGLLTAFIAAFVTGIIYKFFIKRNITVKMPEQVPPNISQTFKDIIPFSVCITVFWVFDIVFRAAFGFCFAQGVIQVFQPLFTAADGYIGLAVIYGAMSLFWFVGVHGPSIVEPAIAAALVANMTDNLAAFQAGQHASAVLTQGAQYFVVCMGGTGATLVLVFMFCFLAKSQEMRAVGKAAIVPVCFAVNEPLLFAAPIVLNPVFFVPFVFAPIANIWILKIFIDFLGMNGFMYTLPWTVPGPIGTIMGLGFQPLAFVMLALILVVDFVLYYPFFRAYDAQKCAEEAEISQEELAAKNAEKAAKLNDAFQGKADAKSVAAGAAAEAVKADSPAASAAPAAEATTASDLNGKRVLVLCQGGGTSGLLANALAKAAKERGINLETAAEAYGNHVDMLPDFDLVVLAPQAASYLADLQKDCERVGNKCVACRGKQYIELSQNGDKSLAFVSEQLSK; encoded by the coding sequence ATGGAGCAACTCATCGCCATCATCGAAAAGGGCCAGCCCTTTTTCAACGCGATCGCCCGCAACAAGTACCTCAAGGCGATCCGCGACGGCTTTATCTCCGTCATCCCCATCATCATCTTCTCGTCCATCTTCTGTCTGGTAGCCTCGGTCCCCAACATCTGGGGTTTCTACTGGCCCGATGACATCAACAACGCCCTGTGGAAGTGCTACAACTACTCCATGGGCATCCTGGCCATCGCCTGTGCCGCCACCACGGCCAAGCACTTCGCCGACGCGCAGAACCGCGACCTGCCCAAGAATAACCAGATCAACTTTATCTCGTGCATGTGCGCGGCCATCATCGGCTTCCTGCTCCTTTCGAGCGACACGATCGCCACGGACGCCGCCAGCGGCTTCAACACCACCTACCTTGGTTCCAAGGGCCTGCTGACCGCCTTCATCGCTGCGTTTGTGACCGGCATCATCTACAAGTTCTTCATTAAGCGCAACATCACCGTCAAGATGCCCGAGCAGGTTCCGCCCAACATCTCGCAGACCTTTAAGGACATCATCCCCTTCTCCGTCTGCATCACCGTCTTTTGGGTCTTTGACATCGTCTTCCGCGCTGCCTTTGGCTTCTGCTTTGCCCAGGGCGTCATCCAGGTGTTCCAGCCCCTGTTCACCGCTGCCGACGGCTACATCGGCCTCGCTGTGATCTACGGCGCTATGAGCCTGTTCTGGTTCGTCGGCGTCCACGGCCCCTCGATCGTCGAGCCCGCCATCGCCGCCGCCCTCGTTGCCAACATGACCGACAACCTAGCTGCGTTCCAGGCTGGTCAGCACGCTTCCGCTGTCCTGACCCAGGGTGCCCAGTACTTCGTCGTCTGCATGGGCGGCACCGGCGCCACGCTCGTCCTGGTCTTTATGTTCTGCTTCCTGGCCAAATCCCAGGAGATGCGTGCCGTCGGTAAGGCAGCCATCGTCCCCGTGTGCTTTGCCGTCAACGAGCCGCTGCTGTTCGCCGCACCCATCGTGCTCAACCCCGTCTTCTTTGTCCCGTTTGTCTTTGCCCCGATCGCCAACATCTGGATCCTCAAGATCTTTATCGACTTCTTGGGCATGAACGGCTTTATGTACACCCTGCCTTGGACCGTCCCCGGCCCCATCGGCACCATCATGGGTCTGGGCTTCCAGCCGCTCGCCTTTGTGATGCTCGCCCTTATCCTGGTCGTCGACTTTGTTCTGTACTACCCGTTCTTCCGTGCCTATGACGCACAGAAGTGCGCCGAGGAGGCCGAGATCTCCCAGGAGGAGCTCGCCGCCAAGAACGCCGAGAAGGCCGCCAAGCTCAACGATGCCTTCCAGGGCAAGGCTGACGCCAAGAGCGTTGCCGCCGGCGCTGCTGCCGAGGCCGTGAAGGCCGACTCCCCCGCCGCTTCTGCAGCACCCGCTGCCGAGGCAACGACCGCCAGCGACCTCAACGGCAAGCGCGTGCTCGTGCTCTGCCAGGGTGGCGGTACCTCGGGCCTGCTCGCTAACGCGCTGGCCAAGGCCGCCAAGGAGCGCGGCATCAATCTTGAGACCGCTGCCGAGGCATATGGCAACCACGTCGACATGCTCCCCGACTTTGACCTAGTCGTCCTGGCCCCGCAGGCTGCCAGCTACCTGGCCGACCTGCAGAAAGACTGCGAGCGCGTGGGCAACAAGTGCGTCGCCTGCCGCGGCAAGCAATACATCGAGCTCTCCCAGAACGGCGATAAGTCTCTCGCCTTCGTCTCCGAACAACTTTCGAAGTAA
- the lacG gene encoding 6-phospho-beta-galactosidase, with product MSVNPVSVTNPPAQFPEDFVFGGATAAYQVEGETRTHGKGKVAWDDFLEAQGRFSPDPASDFYNQYPVDLELCEEFGINGIRLSIAWSRIFPNGTGEINPEGVQFYHDLFAECHKHHVEPFVTLHHFDTPLPLFEKGDFLNRETIDAFVDFATFCFKEYADQVTYWFTFNEIWADASNTYIEGTFPGGVKAHLAEAFQCEHNMMLAHAKAVLAFHNGGFKGKIGVIQSLEFKYPLNENDPADIKAANNEHVLQNQFLLDATFRGDYAPDTLECANRLAAVSGGTIEILDEDLEIMREAALYNDYLGVNNYQCRFLKAYDGENDLHHNGTGEKGTGRWRVKGIGEHVNKPGIPTTDWDWIIYPEGLFDLLVYIKQHYPNYKQIFITENGMGYKDPYKDGFVDDQPRIDYIEQHLRWLLKAMEVGVNVGGYFLWSLQDQFSWTNGYNKRYGFFYVDFETQKRTPKASAYWYKHVAQTRRLD from the coding sequence ATGTCCGTTAACCCTGTTAGCGTCACCAACCCGCCCGCGCAGTTTCCCGAGGACTTTGTCTTTGGCGGCGCCACTGCTGCCTACCAGGTAGAGGGCGAGACCCGTACCCACGGTAAGGGCAAGGTCGCCTGGGACGACTTCCTGGAGGCCCAGGGGCGCTTCTCCCCCGATCCCGCTTCGGACTTCTACAACCAGTACCCCGTCGACCTGGAGCTGTGCGAGGAGTTCGGCATCAACGGCATTCGCCTCTCCATCGCCTGGAGCCGCATCTTCCCCAACGGCACCGGCGAAATCAACCCCGAGGGCGTCCAGTTCTACCACGATCTCTTCGCCGAGTGCCACAAGCACCACGTTGAGCCGTTCGTCACGCTGCATCACTTCGATACGCCGCTTCCCCTCTTTGAGAAGGGCGACTTCCTCAACCGCGAGACCATCGACGCCTTTGTGGACTTTGCCACCTTCTGCTTTAAGGAGTACGCCGACCAGGTGACCTACTGGTTCACCTTTAACGAGATCTGGGCCGACGCCTCCAACACCTACATCGAGGGCACCTTCCCCGGTGGCGTCAAGGCGCATCTGGCCGAGGCCTTCCAGTGCGAGCACAACATGATGCTCGCCCACGCCAAGGCCGTGCTGGCCTTCCACAACGGCGGCTTTAAGGGCAAAATCGGCGTCATCCAGTCGCTGGAGTTTAAGTACCCGCTCAACGAGAACGACCCCGCCGACATCAAAGCCGCCAACAACGAGCACGTGCTGCAAAACCAGTTTTTGCTCGACGCCACCTTCCGCGGCGACTACGCGCCCGACACCCTCGAGTGCGCCAACCGCCTGGCTGCCGTCTCGGGCGGCACCATCGAGATCTTGGACGAGGACCTCGAGATTATGCGCGAGGCAGCGCTCTACAACGACTACCTGGGCGTTAACAACTATCAGTGCCGTTTTTTGAAGGCTTACGATGGCGAGAACGACCTGCACCACAACGGTACGGGCGAGAAGGGCACCGGTCGCTGGCGCGTCAAGGGCATTGGCGAGCATGTGAACAAGCCCGGCATCCCCACCACCGACTGGGACTGGATCATCTATCCCGAGGGTCTGTTCGATCTGCTCGTCTACATTAAGCAGCACTACCCCAACTACAAGCAGATCTTCATCACCGAGAACGGCATGGGCTACAAAGACCCCTACAAGGACGGTTTTGTGGACGACCAGCCGCGCATCGACTACATCGAGCAGCACCTGCGCTGGTTGCTCAAGGCCATGGAGGTGGGCGTCAACGTGGGCGGCTACTTCCTGTGGAGCCTGCAGGATCAGTTCTCCTGGACCAATGGCTACAACAAGCGTTACGGCTTCTTTTACGTTGACTTTGAAACCCAGAAGCGCACGCCCAAGGCAAGCGCCTACTGGTACAAGCACGTGGCGCAGACCCGTCGTCTGGACTAG
- a CDS encoding substrate-binding domain-containing protein, which produces MAQQTRNGHSASAAEVAALAGVSRQTVSRVVNGMPNVTEKTRKRVLAAMEELGFRPNFAGAALRGGSYRSIGLCMYNITRVGNLATLEGIMQAAREHDFAVTMIEMGGDKPYTLADASRRMVERPVDGMILNMNRMAPDFEEFVPQPGVRTVILSMYAHPRCTTIDSDQYGSCELLTNYLLEHGHSNMRFVAGPENSISSRFREAGWRDTLGRAHVDAAPMLRGDWSADSGYAMGERIAAEVLAGGSQAPTAVLAANDQMALGVIAALENAGLSVPDDVSVVGIDDALEGLVPHNRLTTLRFDLRGVGKLAFEAAIGESSSIEAIHVPSTLVERSTVRDIRG; this is translated from the coding sequence ATGGCTCAGCAGACAAGGAATGGTCATTCGGCGAGCGCGGCAGAGGTTGCGGCGCTCGCTGGCGTGAGCCGCCAGACTGTGTCTCGCGTGGTCAACGGTATGCCTAACGTGACGGAAAAGACGCGCAAGCGTGTGCTGGCCGCCATGGAAGAGCTGGGCTTTCGTCCCAATTTTGCTGGAGCGGCGTTGCGCGGCGGGTCGTATCGTTCTATTGGCCTGTGCATGTACAACATCACACGTGTCGGTAACCTGGCGACGCTCGAGGGTATCATGCAAGCGGCGCGCGAGCACGATTTTGCCGTCACTATGATCGAGATGGGCGGCGACAAGCCCTATACACTTGCCGATGCCTCGCGCCGCATGGTCGAGCGACCCGTCGACGGCATGATTCTCAACATGAACCGCATGGCTCCCGATTTTGAGGAGTTTGTTCCCCAGCCGGGAGTGCGAACGGTCATCCTGTCCATGTATGCGCATCCGCGCTGCACGACGATCGACTCCGACCAGTATGGTTCGTGCGAGCTGTTGACCAATTATCTGCTGGAACATGGTCACTCGAATATGCGGTTTGTGGCGGGTCCGGAAAACTCGATTTCCTCGCGTTTTCGTGAGGCCGGTTGGCGCGATACGCTGGGTCGTGCTCATGTCGATGCCGCTCCGATGCTGCGTGGCGATTGGAGTGCGGACAGTGGGTACGCCATGGGCGAGCGGATTGCGGCCGAGGTGCTTGCCGGCGGGTCGCAGGCGCCGACTGCCGTGCTTGCGGCAAATGACCAGATGGCGCTGGGCGTTATCGCCGCGCTCGAGAACGCGGGCCTGTCCGTGCCCGACGACGTGAGCGTGGTTGGTATCGACGACGCACTCGAGGGACTTGTTCCTCACAATCGGCTGACGACGCTGCGATTTGATTTGCGCGGTGTCGGTAAGCTTGCGTTTGAGGCGGCGATTGGAGAGAGCTCGTCTATCGAGGCGATTCATGTGCCGAGTACGCTGGTCGAACGCTCGACTGTTAGGGACATACGGGGTTAG
- the lacG gene encoding 6-phospho-beta-galactosidase, which yields MSLLNRVQQLPKGFVWGAATAAYQTEGSTKVAGKGKTMWDDYLVAQGRFLPDPASDFYNRYEEDIRLSAEHGLNAIRVSIAWTRIFPNGDDAEPLAEGVKHYHELFACCKKYGVEPYVSLHHFDSPAALFNQGDWLNRKTVDAYVRYAEFCFREFREVKNWFTINELISLSHSQYIQGNFPPNHHFDVTSGIQSQHNELVAHARAVNLYKDLDETEHLGGRIGMVNVLTPAYPATDSPADQHAADLYNAFYTDFIMDGAFLGHYSARTLSLINEILRANNATLTVEDSDMEELAKAAPRNDMFGLNYYQSAFIAAYDGESTNSFNGTGDKGTSCFKFKGVGQQVDMPGIPTTDWDWLIYPQGLYDTLKHISATYPNLPVIYITENGLGHKDPEPDANGIVADPERIDFVDQHMEKVLQARAEGVDVQGYFIWSLQDQFSWANGYNKRYGLFYIDFDTQKRYIKQSALWYKELADTMADAQ from the coding sequence ATGTCTTTGCTAAACCGCGTACAGCAGCTGCCGAAGGGCTTTGTTTGGGGCGCCGCAACCGCCGCGTACCAAACGGAAGGTTCCACGAAGGTGGCAGGCAAGGGTAAGACCATGTGGGACGATTACCTTGTCGCCCAGGGTCGCTTTTTGCCCGACCCGGCCAGTGATTTCTACAACCGCTACGAGGAGGATATCCGCCTTTCTGCCGAGCATGGACTCAACGCCATCCGTGTGTCCATCGCCTGGACCCGCATCTTCCCCAACGGCGACGATGCCGAGCCCCTCGCCGAGGGCGTTAAGCACTACCACGAGCTGTTCGCCTGCTGCAAAAAGTATGGCGTCGAGCCCTATGTGTCCCTGCATCACTTTGACTCCCCCGCCGCCCTGTTCAACCAGGGCGACTGGCTCAACCGCAAGACCGTCGACGCCTATGTGCGCTATGCCGAGTTCTGCTTCCGCGAGTTCCGCGAGGTCAAGAATTGGTTCACCATCAACGAGCTCATCAGCCTCTCGCACTCCCAATACATCCAAGGCAACTTCCCGCCCAACCATCACTTTGATGTGACGAGCGGCATCCAGAGCCAGCACAACGAGCTCGTTGCCCACGCCCGCGCCGTCAACCTGTATAAGGATCTTGACGAGACCGAGCACCTGGGCGGACGCATTGGCATGGTCAACGTCCTGACGCCGGCATATCCTGCCACAGACTCGCCCGCCGACCAGCACGCCGCCGACCTGTACAACGCCTTCTACACCGACTTCATCATGGACGGCGCCTTCCTGGGTCACTACTCCGCGCGCACCCTCTCACTCATCAACGAGATTCTGCGTGCCAACAACGCCACGCTTACGGTTGAGGACAGCGACATGGAGGAGCTCGCCAAGGCGGCGCCCCGCAACGATATGTTCGGCCTCAACTACTATCAGTCGGCGTTTATCGCCGCCTACGATGGCGAGTCCACCAACAGCTTTAACGGCACCGGAGACAAGGGCACCTCGTGCTTTAAGTTTAAGGGCGTCGGGCAGCAGGTCGATATGCCGGGTATCCCCACCACCGACTGGGATTGGCTCATCTACCCGCAAGGCCTCTACGACACGCTCAAGCACATCAGCGCCACCTATCCCAACCTCCCCGTCATCTATATCACCGAAAACGGCCTGGGCCACAAGGACCCCGAGCCCGACGCAAACGGCATCGTCGCCGATCCCGAGCGCATCGACTTTGTCGACCAGCACATGGAGAAGGTGCTCCAGGCGCGCGCCGAGGGCGTCGACGTCCAGGGCTACTTTATCTGGAGCCTGCAGGACCAGTTCTCGTGGGCCAATGGCTATAACAAGCGCTACGGCCTGTTCTACATCGACTTCGACACGCAAAAACGCTACATCAAGCAGTCGGCACTCTGGTACAAGGAGCTCGCCGACACTATGGCGGACGCGCAGTAG
- a CDS encoding PTS lactose transporter subunit IIBC, with product MESIVKFLEKGQPYFDKVSKNIYLQAIKDGFLAAMPIILSSSVFLLISTLPGVVATVGGFTLPDWWNVDVVNFCNKVYNFTMGVVGIMVAGTTASALTGSKNRRMPAGKAINATSTMVAAMCAMLILAVTQTSAKIDGADVSVFFTDNMGTKGLLSSFVAAFATVNIYAFCIKRDITIKLPKEVPGAIAQNFRDIFAFSFSILFVAVIDVICRTCLAVPFANVISTLVSPLFAAADSYAGLALIWFMIPLFWFMGIHGPSVVKPALNAALFGNITTNLATLQAGGHPALALTENFGNYIGELGGTGATFIVPIIFLLFMRSKQLKAVGKASVVPVMFAVNEPLLFAAPIILNPYFLIPFLFAPVANVLIGKFFIDFLGMNGFIYAMPWALPGPIGTFIDTNFQPISLVLVVVLLVVDFLIYYPFCKAYDNVLCKQEAETLAEEEAEETKTVKTADAPAVEAPVVETASATEASAAPSALKGKDLRVLVLCAGAGTSALLANALKEGADELGIDITANAGAYGSHYAIMDQYNVIVLAPQVRTYYNEMKADTDRLGITLLSPKGKQYIDLTKDPKGAVAWIEENLEA from the coding sequence ATGGAATCGATCGTTAAGTTCTTGGAGAAAGGTCAGCCGTACTTCGACAAGGTCTCTAAGAACATCTACCTTCAGGCCATTAAAGACGGCTTTTTGGCAGCAATGCCCATCATCCTGTCTTCTTCTGTCTTCCTGCTTATTTCGACCCTGCCGGGCGTTGTCGCCACGGTCGGCGGCTTTACGCTGCCCGACTGGTGGAACGTCGACGTCGTGAACTTCTGCAACAAGGTTTACAACTTCACGATGGGCGTCGTGGGCATCATGGTCGCCGGCACCACCGCAAGCGCGCTGACCGGCTCCAAGAACCGCCGCATGCCTGCCGGCAAGGCCATCAACGCCACGAGCACCATGGTCGCCGCCATGTGCGCTATGCTCATCTTGGCCGTTACCCAGACGAGTGCCAAGATCGACGGCGCCGATGTCTCGGTGTTCTTTACCGACAACATGGGCACCAAGGGCCTGCTGAGCTCCTTTGTCGCCGCATTTGCCACGGTCAACATCTATGCCTTCTGCATTAAGCGAGACATCACCATCAAGCTGCCCAAAGAAGTCCCCGGCGCCATCGCCCAGAACTTCCGCGACATCTTCGCCTTCAGCTTCTCCATCCTGTTTGTCGCCGTCATCGACGTTATCTGCCGCACCTGCTTGGCCGTCCCGTTTGCCAACGTCATCTCCACGCTGGTGAGCCCGCTGTTCGCCGCTGCCGATTCCTACGCCGGCCTCGCCCTCATCTGGTTCATGATCCCGCTGTTCTGGTTCATGGGCATCCACGGCCCCTCGGTCGTTAAGCCTGCCCTCAACGCCGCGCTGTTTGGCAACATCACCACCAACCTCGCCACGCTGCAGGCCGGCGGTCACCCCGCCCTCGCCCTGACCGAGAACTTCGGTAACTACATCGGCGAACTCGGCGGCACCGGCGCCACGTTCATTGTCCCGATCATCTTCCTGCTCTTTATGCGCTCCAAGCAGCTCAAGGCCGTCGGCAAAGCCTCTGTCGTACCCGTGATGTTCGCCGTCAACGAGCCGCTGCTGTTCGCCGCGCCCATCATCCTCAACCCGTACTTCCTGATCCCGTTCCTGTTTGCCCCCGTGGCCAACGTCCTCATTGGTAAGTTCTTCATCGACTTTTTGGGCATGAACGGCTTTATCTATGCCATGCCGTGGGCACTCCCCGGACCGATCGGCACCTTCATCGACACCAACTTCCAGCCGATCTCTCTGGTCCTGGTTGTCGTCCTGCTGGTCGTTGACTTCTTGATCTACTACCCGTTCTGCAAGGCCTACGACAACGTCCTGTGCAAGCAGGAGGCCGAGACCCTGGCCGAAGAAGAGGCCGAGGAGACCAAGACCGTCAAGACCGCTGACGCCCCCGCCGTTGAGGCTCCTGTTGTCGAGACCGCTTCTGCCACTGAGGCCTCCGCAGCTCCGTCCGCCCTTAAGGGCAAGGATCTGAGGGTTCTGGTTCTGTGCGCTGGCGCCGGCACCTCTGCACTGCTCGCCAACGCGCTTAAGGAAGGCGCCGACGAGCTGGGCATCGACATTACCGCCAACGCCGGTGCCTACGGCAGTCACTACGCCATCATGGACCAGTACAACGTCATCGTCCTGGCTCCGCAGGTTCGCACCTATTACAACGAGATGAAGGCCGACACCGACCGCCTGGGCATCACGCTGCTGTCGCCCAAGGGCAAACAGTACATCGACCTCACTAAGGATCCCAAGGGTGCCGTCGCCTGGATCGAGGAAAACCTCGAGGCATAA
- a CDS encoding LacI family DNA-binding transcriptional regulator, with product MATLDKKNVSMNDVAVAAGVSLKTVSRVINEPDSVRESTRDKVHAAMEALGFRTNFAARSLKLGRYGCIGVVLFHLSGGAVDMIDGIADAAEERGFALTMIKKRAGEKMTLADAARRMSQLPVDGMIFNLRQMVDDFDTFEAPKDLKTVIITPMEHPSCSTVSDDQEGGARMACEYFLDHGHKNVYFVAGKEESLSSQCRMKGWRAALEARGIEPPEPLQGDWNADSGYAAGLVLADKPDCTAVLAANDCMANGVMMALRDKGLSVPDDVSVIGFDDELYKTIPNSILTSVKFRHRELGIRALNEVVAGLEAPSSRSRTLVSGVLVERSSVKDLRV from the coding sequence GTGGCAACGTTGGACAAGAAAAACGTGTCGATGAACGACGTGGCGGTTGCTGCAGGCGTTTCTCTTAAGACGGTGTCTCGTGTTATCAACGAGCCCGATAGCGTGCGCGAGTCGACGCGCGATAAAGTCCATGCTGCCATGGAGGCGCTTGGGTTTCGAACTAACTTTGCCGCGCGCTCGCTCAAGTTGGGACGCTACGGGTGCATCGGCGTGGTGCTGTTTCACTTGTCGGGCGGTGCCGTGGACATGATCGACGGTATCGCCGATGCCGCCGAAGAACGAGGCTTTGCGCTCACGATGATCAAGAAACGGGCAGGGGAGAAGATGACCCTTGCCGATGCGGCGCGCAGGATGTCGCAGCTGCCCGTCGATGGCATGATTTTCAACCTGCGTCAGATGGTCGATGACTTTGATACCTTTGAGGCGCCAAAGGACCTTAAGACGGTGATTATCACGCCGATGGAGCATCCTTCCTGCTCAACGGTCAGTGACGATCAAGAAGGCGGCGCGCGCATGGCGTGCGAGTACTTTTTGGATCACGGTCACAAAAACGTGTACTTCGTTGCCGGTAAAGAAGAATCGCTGTCGAGCCAGTGTCGTATGAAAGGTTGGCGTGCGGCACTCGAGGCGCGTGGCATTGAGCCGCCCGAGCCTCTGCAGGGCGATTGGAATGCGGATAGTGGCTATGCCGCGGGCCTTGTGCTTGCCGATAAACCCGATTGCACGGCGGTCCTCGCTGCTAACGACTGCATGGCAAACGGCGTGATGATGGCTCTACGTGACAAAGGGCTCAGTGTGCCCGACGACGTGTCCGTGATCGGCTTCGACGATGAGCTCTACAAGACGATTCCCAACTCGATTCTGACGTCTGTGAAGTTTCGCCACCGCGAGCTGGGCATCCGTGCGCTTAACGAGGTCGTCGCAGGTCTGGAAGCCCCGAGCTCCAGAAGCCGTACGCTCGTTTCGGGCGTGCTGGTCGAGCGTTCCAGCGTAAAGGACCTGCGGGTGTAG
- a CDS encoding PTS lactose transporter subunit IIBC, giving the protein MDAIVKMLEKHQPFFEKISRNIYLQAIKDGFLGCMPIVLTSSIFLLIATLPGVVGVTLPQPLIDWCNKLYNFTMGVMGIMVAGTTAKNFTASMNRRMPAGKVLNDGSTMVAAQCSMLLLAVTQFTTKFDGSELSVFDCTSMGTRGLFSAYIAAFITVWVYKFCVSRDLTIKLPKEVPGAIAQNFRDIIPFGGAVIICGIIDVVVRNLMGVPFSELLIKLLSPLFTAAETYPGLILIQAATAFFWFIGVHGPSIVQPGIDPIRLANQAENLQVLLAGGHPAHSLTFNMSLVGEFGGTGATFIVPLLLILFMKSKQLKAVGKASIVPVAFAVNEPLLFGAPMILNPYMLIPFVAAGCVNVSVAKFFIDNVGMNGFSFVVPWATPAPIGIFITTNFQLIALVFVAIIILLDAVIYLPFLKAYDKLLCDQEAERAAELGLESDGAATIAASTSAPVIEPTAAAVDSEPVADQPKPAADASAKKDVDGLKVLVLCAGAGTSAMLANAIKEGAAQTGENIASSAGAYGQHTAIMDQYDVIVLAPQVRSYYNDMKADTDRLGIKLLAPRGKEYIDLTRDPAGAIKWLRENLD; this is encoded by the coding sequence ATGGACGCCATCGTAAAGATGCTCGAGAAGCATCAACCGTTCTTTGAGAAGATCTCGAGGAACATCTACCTCCAGGCCATTAAGGACGGATTCCTTGGGTGCATGCCCATCGTCCTCACCTCTTCGATTTTCCTGCTCATCGCCACGCTCCCCGGCGTCGTTGGCGTCACGCTGCCCCAGCCGCTCATCGACTGGTGCAACAAGCTCTACAACTTCACCATGGGTGTCATGGGCATCATGGTTGCCGGCACCACCGCCAAGAACTTTACGGCATCCATGAACCGTCGCATGCCCGCCGGCAAGGTGCTCAACGACGGCTCCACCATGGTGGCCGCCCAGTGCAGCATGCTTTTGCTCGCTGTTACGCAGTTCACCACCAAGTTCGACGGCTCCGAGCTTTCGGTCTTCGATTGCACCAGCATGGGCACGCGCGGTCTGTTCTCGGCCTATATCGCCGCGTTCATTACCGTGTGGGTCTATAAGTTCTGCGTCTCGCGCGATCTGACCATTAAGCTGCCCAAGGAGGTCCCGGGCGCCATCGCTCAGAACTTCCGCGACATCATCCCCTTTGGCGGCGCTGTCATCATCTGCGGCATCATCGATGTGGTCGTGCGCAACCTCATGGGCGTTCCGTTCTCCGAGCTGCTCATCAAGCTGCTCTCCCCGCTCTTCACTGCGGCAGAAACCTATCCTGGCCTTATCCTTATCCAGGCAGCAACCGCGTTCTTCTGGTTCATCGGCGTCCACGGCCCCTCGATCGTCCAGCCGGGCATCGACCCCATCCGTCTTGCCAACCAGGCCGAGAACCTGCAGGTTCTGCTTGCCGGTGGCCACCCCGCCCACTCCCTCACCTTTAACATGTCGCTCGTGGGTGAGTTCGGCGGCACCGGCGCCACGTTCATCGTGCCGCTTCTGCTGATTCTCTTTATGAAGTCCAAGCAGCTCAAAGCCGTCGGTAAGGCCTCGATTGTTCCTGTTGCCTTTGCTGTCAACGAGCCGCTGCTCTTTGGCGCTCCCATGATCCTCAACCCCTACATGCTCATCCCCTTTGTTGCCGCCGGCTGCGTCAACGTGAGTGTTGCCAAGTTCTTTATCGATAACGTGGGCATGAACGGCTTCTCCTTCGTGGTGCCTTGGGCCACCCCCGCCCCCATCGGTATCTTCATCACCACGAACTTCCAGCTCATCGCCCTGGTATTTGTCGCGATCATCATCTTGCTGGACGCCGTCATCTACCTGCCGTTCTTGAAGGCATACGATAAGCTGCTCTGCGACCAAGAGGCCGAGCGCGCTGCCGAGCTGGGTCTCGAGTCCGATGGTGCTGCCACCATCGCTGCCAGCACCTCTGCGCCCGTCATCGAGCCGACCGCCGCTGCCGTCGACAGCGAGCCTGTCGCCGATCAGCCCAAGCCCGCCGCCGACGCATCCGCTAAGAAGGACGTCGATGGCCTGAAGGTCCTCGTCCTGTGCGCCGGCGCCGGCACCTCCGCCATGCTTGCCAATGCCATCAAGGAAGGCGCCGCGCAGACCGGCGAGAACATCGCTTCCTCCGCAGGCGCTTATGGCCAGCACACCGCCATCATGGATCAGTACGACGTCATCGTGCTTGCCCCGCAGGTCCGTAGCTACTACAACGACATGAAGGCCGACACCGATCGCCTGGGCATTAAGCTGCTCGCCCCGCGCGGCAAGGAATACATCGACCTTACCCGCGACCCCGCCGGTGCCATCAAGTGGCTCCGCGAGAACCTCGACTAG